From one Aquicella siphonis genomic stretch:
- a CDS encoding SET domain-containing protein-lysine N-methyltransferase: MESRKKFLFRGEFKKLLANPKFVYVSDSLNASPQAVPVDEFAKKVHMTAWTETPVIESDSASAIKNHPPAPEISKKRLEGILQAIKANRNKMIITHMNDKVGYGVIAGEDLPQGTYLAIYTGLIRPVSEKDPLENHSSIYASAFRYQTDTTHGSVNAAEYGNIARFFQHAPEMDLPTASTGSSHDDMNISQISDYQISDTVALNRIATANLEYEELVYADHPLLIARTTRPIRKGELLVSNYGMTYWLNHAAIPQLFYQDGQPVDPDLYQAKKVILRLYRGERRNGFDNPHLDIKMPIDNFDLDSNNGKILIQADGNELLVVTKEDFLEQFHACPQSPYVVLQKPSAVIPLNSSENEAISSIRPSEVEKEKQSQAVSTLGLHGESKKTAVCAALDRIGASLFLPAWNYNATKDLAYITSPDEASMLKLKQYLELQGLKIQYGKNKNNNNPLIYLPNPDVKTLKSIPEIPSVQQTAVMGPP; this comes from the coding sequence ATGGAATCAAGAAAAAAATTTTTATTTCGCGGCGAATTTAAAAAGTTACTCGCAAACCCAAAATTTGTTTATGTGAGCGACTCGCTTAACGCCTCACCCCAAGCGGTTCCGGTCGATGAATTCGCGAAAAAAGTCCACATGACTGCCTGGACTGAAACACCTGTCATTGAATCCGATTCCGCATCCGCCATCAAAAATCATCCGCCAGCTCCTGAAATATCGAAAAAGAGACTTGAGGGAATATTGCAGGCTATCAAGGCCAATCGGAATAAAATGATTATCACCCATATGAATGACAAAGTGGGATATGGCGTCATTGCCGGGGAAGATTTGCCGCAAGGTACTTATCTTGCTATCTATACCGGATTAATCCGCCCCGTCTCGGAAAAAGATCCGTTAGAAAACCATAGCAGCATTTATGCCTCCGCATTTCGATACCAGACAGACACTACCCATGGCAGCGTCAATGCGGCTGAATACGGCAATATAGCCCGTTTTTTTCAACATGCTCCAGAGATGGATTTACCAACCGCTTCCACTGGCTCTTCACACGACGACATGAACATATCTCAAATCAGCGATTATCAGATTTCAGATACGGTTGCCCTGAACCGCATTGCGACCGCCAATCTGGAGTATGAAGAGTTAGTCTATGCTGATCATCCGCTGCTCATCGCCCGCACCACACGGCCAATCAGGAAGGGAGAACTGCTTGTCAGCAACTACGGGATGACTTATTGGCTAAATCATGCCGCCATCCCGCAGTTATTTTATCAAGACGGCCAGCCTGTGGATCCGGATTTATATCAAGCGAAAAAAGTCATACTCAGGCTTTATCGCGGCGAACGCAGGAACGGGTTTGATAATCCACATTTGGATATTAAAATGCCCATAGATAATTTTGATCTTGATTCAAATAATGGAAAAATCCTGATTCAAGCCGATGGCAATGAGTTATTGGTTGTAACAAAAGAGGATTTTCTTGAGCAATTCCATGCCTGCCCGCAATCACCCTATGTTGTATTGCAAAAACCTAGCGCGGTCATACCGTTGAACAGCTCCGAGAACGAGGCAATCTCGTCAATCCGACCGAGCGAAGTGGAAAAGGAAAAACAGTCGCAGGCTGTTTCCACCCTGGGCTTGCATGGCGAATCCAAGAAAACGGCGGTTTGCGCTGCCCTGGACCGCATTGGCGCCTCATTGTTTTTGCCAGCGTGGAATTATAACGCCACCAAAGATCTCGCATATATTACTTCACCTGATGAGGCCAGCATGTTAAAGCTGAAACAATACCTTGAATTGCAAGGGCTGAAGATTCAATACGGAAAAAATAAAAACAATAATAACCCATTAATCTATTTGCCTAACCCGGATGTAAAAACACTGAAATCCATTCCTGAAATTCCATCCGTGCAACAGACTGCAGTCATGGGCCCTCCCTAA
- the rfbD gene encoding dTDP-4-dehydrorhamnose reductase has protein sequence MQNYSLKILVTGGAGQLANALRAYQHTRFHLVAATRSDLDITQEASIQKAISRHKPDLIVNAAAYTAVDKAEQEQDAAMRVNHLGAQNIAAACRKNRIPLIHLSTDYLFDGHSKTPYREEDTCHPLNIYGKSKWLGEQAVREQCEEHVILRVSAVFSEFGHNFLKTMLRLAAERDELRVIADQVTCPTYAGHIAKVIYDLADKSSPWGTYHYCDTAPVSWHQFASVIIQEANRHKKLRVTKIHPVPAAEYHTPAMRPAFSVLDCHKIASDYQITQAAWMDAVKKIVPSLLSGQDKTNT, from the coding sequence ATGCAAAATTATTCCCTTAAAATTCTTGTCACCGGCGGCGCAGGACAGCTGGCAAACGCCTTACGCGCATACCAGCACACCCGCTTTCATCTTGTTGCGGCAACGCGCTCAGACCTGGACATTACACAAGAGGCCTCCATTCAAAAGGCGATTTCGCGCCACAAACCCGATCTCATTGTCAATGCAGCCGCATATACTGCGGTTGACAAGGCAGAACAGGAACAAGATGCCGCGATGCGCGTGAACCATCTTGGCGCACAAAATATCGCTGCTGCCTGTCGTAAAAACCGGATTCCGCTTATTCATCTCTCTACTGATTACCTCTTTGACGGGCATTCTAAAACTCCTTACCGCGAAGAAGACACCTGTCACCCGCTCAATATCTATGGCAAAAGCAAGTGGCTGGGCGAACAGGCTGTGCGGGAACAGTGTGAAGAACATGTCATTTTGCGCGTCAGCGCGGTTTTCAGTGAATTCGGCCATAATTTTCTCAAAACCATGCTGCGGCTTGCCGCCGAGCGGGATGAGTTACGCGTGATTGCCGACCAGGTCACTTGCCCGACATACGCGGGCCATATCGCCAAGGTCATTTATGATCTGGCGGACAAATCATCCCCCTGGGGAACCTATCACTATTGCGACACCGCGCCAGTATCGTGGCACCAATTCGCCTCCGTCATCATTCAGGAAGCGAACCGCCATAAAAAACTTCGCGTCACAAAAATCCACCCCGTTCCCGCGGCGGAATATCATACACCGGCGATGCGGCCGGCATTTTCTGTCCTGGATTGTCATAAGATCGCCAGCGATTATCAAATTACACAAGCCGCATGGATGGATGCCGTAAAAAAAATTGTTCCGTCCCTTCTATCAGGACAGGATAAGACAAACACATAA
- a CDS encoding response regulator transcription factor, producing the protein MNHHQNIFKLTKRECECVFLLVRGKTAKEMADLLLLSKRIIESYIENIKNKMNCQNKAELLVKAVSNGYHKQVPIRLNHLAIMKSL; encoded by the coding sequence GTGAACCATCACCAAAATATATTTAAATTGACGAAACGCGAGTGCGAGTGCGTATTTTTACTGGTTAGGGGAAAAACTGCAAAAGAAATGGCGGATTTGCTTTTGTTATCGAAACGAATAATCGAATCTTACATAGAAAATATCAAAAACAAAATGAATTGCCAGAACAAAGCTGAATTACTGGTAAAAGCAGTTTCAAATGGTTATCACAAACAAGTTCCCATAAGATTAAATCATCTTGCCATCATGAAATCGCTTTAA
- the rfbC gene encoding dTDP-4-dehydrorhamnose 3,5-epimerase, protein MKITEGPLTGLLIIEPRIFTDSRGYFYEVFQQQRYQEHGIPAFVQDNVSRSRYGVLRGLHYQLPHPQGKLVYVTRGSVWDVAVDIRVSSPTFGQWFGAHLNDENHKQIYIPPGFAHGFCVLSEEADFHYKCTDYYFPGTEQGIAWNDKRLNIPWLVHNPVLSPKDEILPGLNDITHAKLFP, encoded by the coding sequence ATGAAAATCACTGAAGGGCCGCTGACGGGCCTGCTAATCATTGAACCCAGAATCTTCACTGACAGCCGCGGCTATTTTTATGAAGTATTTCAACAGCAGCGTTATCAGGAACACGGCATTCCGGCTTTTGTGCAAGACAATGTTTCGCGCTCCAGATACGGCGTACTGCGCGGACTGCATTACCAGCTGCCGCATCCGCAGGGCAAGCTGGTCTATGTCACGCGCGGCAGCGTATGGGATGTGGCCGTGGACATTCGCGTTTCTTCACCGACATTCGGTCAATGGTTTGGCGCGCACCTCAACGATGAAAACCACAAACAGATCTATATTCCACCCGGGTTCGCCCACGGTTTTTGTGTGTTGTCGGAGGAGGCTGACTTTCATTATAAATGCACAGACTATTACTTTCCCGGCACAGAACAAGGCATCGCCTGGAATGACAAACGTCTCAATATTCCCTGGCTCGTGCACAATCCGGTTCTGTCACCCAAAGATGAAATACTTCCCGGCCTGAATGATATTACGCATGCAAAATTATTCCCTTAA
- a CDS encoding YajQ family cyclic di-GMP-binding protein, with the protein MPSFDIVSNIDSHEVTNAVDQANREVSNRFDFKDTDSRVELAKDKITLIAPTDFQLKQIDEILRNKLAKRSVDIRSLHYQEASASLNEARQIIEIRQGIDADNAKKITRLIKDSGLKVQASIQGDQVRVTGKKRDDLQAVIAMLREAKVALPLQFVNFRD; encoded by the coding sequence ATGCCTTCTTTCGATATTGTTTCAAACATCGACAGTCATGAAGTGACCAATGCGGTAGACCAGGCCAACCGGGAAGTATCAAACCGGTTCGATTTCAAGGATACGGATTCCCGAGTGGAGCTGGCGAAAGATAAAATCACTCTTATTGCTCCCACGGATTTTCAATTGAAACAGATTGATGAAATTTTGCGCAACAAATTGGCCAAGCGTAGTGTGGACATCCGGTCACTACACTACCAGGAAGCCAGCGCGAGTCTGAATGAAGCCAGGCAGATTATTGAAATCAGGCAGGGCATAGACGCGGACAATGCTAAGAAAATTACCCGGCTGATCAAGGATTCAGGCTTGAAGGTACAGGCTTCCATACAAGGTGACCAGGTGCGTGTGACGGGAAAAAAACGTGATGACCTGCAAGCGGTCATCGCCATGCTGCGCGAAGCCAAGGTGGCGCTTCCCCTGCAATTTGTGAATTTTCGGGACTGA
- a CDS encoding F-box protein, with the protein MNFSLQIQALFSECRLLRQHLGAINPYLSEALHDLQRDLKRLAGLSGPDGEAETAAAEALSSLESIRKSLLQEVLKSPDQAAQTLFLFTEARVTMMREPAEGQTEAQLVENYLKTVSRLYLQVRSEADFLSRMPAEIKQNIFSYLGPESLRRFSMVSAGSKQAVMDYPLRRIYYAVGIPIDLYGTFSSYLGDFNLTYLGASGADVSSSQMRSHYSANEITASLFHHGKWMRLFPDLASAYRYCHFQTPAQYNAKLDVFFPYETPAVFLVKLKSGVQVQRMCITLRESWLEAAPAPPRPRSAVIGFFNAPASNLDEIVAARFDTSNQHRLFAVSQSSSQAKKYPVEFAEVWDEVTTEREKSFTQWVKLAVARLFASYSSPFYARLTRHHHQKVEDILAFLDSERSLDEMHQYVTAMQQRVRAEDSNNLSGCFNLMLDFTLDKLSVHIEASRLEDVNQYVSRFRPFT; encoded by the coding sequence ATGAATTTTTCACTGCAAATCCAGGCGCTATTTTCTGAATGCCGCCTGCTGCGCCAGCATTTAGGCGCTATCAATCCCTATCTGAGTGAAGCGTTACACGATTTGCAACGTGATTTAAAACGCCTTGCCGGATTGAGCGGCCCTGATGGGGAGGCGGAAACCGCTGCGGCAGAAGCACTTTCTTCCCTGGAATCCATCAGGAAATCACTGCTGCAGGAGGTATTGAAGTCGCCTGACCAGGCGGCGCAAACCCTGTTTTTATTTACCGAGGCGCGCGTCACCATGATGAGGGAACCAGCTGAAGGCCAGACGGAAGCCCAGCTTGTGGAAAATTATCTCAAGACCGTCTCCCGGCTCTATCTGCAAGTGAGAAGCGAAGCTGATTTTCTTTCTCGCATGCCCGCGGAAATCAAACAGAATATTTTCTCTTATCTTGGTCCGGAATCGCTGCGCCGCTTCAGCATGGTGAGCGCCGGCAGCAAACAGGCAGTGATGGACTATCCTCTGCGCCGCATTTACTATGCGGTTGGCATCCCCATTGATTTATATGGCACTTTTAGTTCCTATCTGGGTGATTTTAACCTGACCTACCTGGGTGCTTCAGGCGCGGATGTTTCAAGCAGTCAAATGCGCAGCCATTATTCTGCCAACGAGATTACCGCAAGCTTGTTTCATCATGGCAAATGGATGCGGCTGTTTCCGGATCTTGCTTCCGCCTACCGCTATTGTCATTTTCAGACTCCCGCACAGTATAACGCCAAGCTGGATGTTTTCTTTCCGTATGAGACGCCGGCTGTGTTTCTCGTGAAATTGAAAAGCGGAGTGCAAGTGCAGAGAATGTGTATCACACTGCGGGAAAGCTGGCTGGAAGCGGCGCCTGCTCCGCCGCGTCCCAGGTCAGCGGTCATTGGCTTTTTCAATGCGCCGGCATCCAATCTTGACGAGATTGTAGCTGCCAGGTTTGATACCTCTAACCAACATCGTTTGTTCGCTGTCAGTCAATCTTCTTCCCAGGCGAAAAAATACCCGGTGGAATTTGCAGAGGTTTGGGATGAAGTGACGACAGAGCGTGAAAAATCATTCACTCAGTGGGTAAAACTGGCAGTGGCCCGGTTGTTCGCCAGTTATTCTTCTCCGTTTTATGCCAGGTTGACGCGGCACCACCACCAGAAAGTGGAAGATATTCTCGCATTCCTGGATTCCGAGCGCAGCCTGGATGAAATGCATCAATATGTGACTGCCATGCAGCAGCGTGTGCGCGCGGAAGATAGCAATAACTTGTCAGGCTGTTTTAATTTGATGCTGGATTTTACCCTGGACAAATTGTCTGTACATATTGAGGCATCCAGGCTTGAAGATGTTAATCAGTATGTGAGCAGGTTCCGGCCTTTTACATAA
- a CDS encoding succinylglutamate desuccinylase/aspartoacylase family protein, with protein sequence MKNKTLIIAGNTIKPGERKVILFPAPNINTQIKIDIPVHIFHGKRAGPKLFIVSAIHGDELNSIEIIRRVHEYIHKQELKGTLITVPVVNIHGVIMQTRYLSDRRDLNRSFPGSKKGTLAGRLAHALIQHVMSNCNYGIDLHTGAVGRMNMPQLRVDFSTPGSKDFARSFNAPVILDSKQRDGSLRQAASELGIPLIVYEGGEALRFNELCIRAGVRGIVSVMHHLKMVKSGDRHAGKKSKSVITKTSRWVRAPASGLIEPVKDAFARSVKQGEILARIHDPFLMNPSTPVIAPFDGIVIGQSLKAMTTEGDALYHIASFKKITGVRAYIEELREEISNP encoded by the coding sequence ATGAAAAACAAGACACTCATTATTGCAGGCAACACCATCAAACCCGGAGAGCGAAAAGTCATTCTATTCCCCGCCCCCAATATCAATACACAAATCAAAATTGATATCCCTGTCCACATCTTTCACGGAAAGCGGGCCGGACCCAAATTATTTATCGTCAGCGCAATACATGGGGATGAATTAAACAGCATAGAAATCATACGCAGGGTGCATGAATATATACATAAACAGGAGCTGAAAGGGACATTGATTACCGTGCCGGTGGTCAATATTCATGGTGTCATCATGCAGACACGCTATCTCTCTGACAGAAGGGACTTGAACCGCTCATTTCCCGGCTCAAAAAAGGGCACACTGGCGGGACGGCTTGCGCACGCCTTGATCCAGCATGTCATGTCGAATTGCAATTACGGGATTGATTTGCATACCGGCGCGGTCGGCAGAATGAACATGCCGCAGCTGCGCGTTGACTTTAGCACTCCCGGTTCAAAAGATTTCGCCCGCAGCTTTAATGCCCCCGTTATTCTGGATTCCAAACAGCGCGACGGTTCACTCAGGCAGGCCGCAAGCGAACTGGGGATTCCTCTGATTGTTTATGAAGGCGGCGAAGCCCTGCGGTTTAATGAACTCTGTATTCGCGCAGGCGTACGCGGTATCGTGAGTGTCATGCATCATTTGAAAATGGTGAAATCCGGAGACAGGCATGCGGGCAAAAAATCAAAATCAGTCATCACTAAAACCAGCCGCTGGGTACGCGCGCCGGCAAGCGGTTTAATCGAACCTGTCAAGGATGCATTCGCGCGGTCAGTCAAGCAGGGGGAAATACTTGCCCGCATCCATGATCCGTTTCTGATGAACCCATCAACCCCTGTCATCGCGCCATTCGATGGAATTGTGATCGGCCAGTCGCTAAAAGCCATGACCACCGAAGGCGACGCCTTATATCACATCGCGAGCTTTAAAAAAATCACGGGTGTGCGCGCTTACATCGAAGAACTGCGCGAGGAAATTTCCAATCCCTGA
- the rfbA gene encoding glucose-1-phosphate thymidylyltransferase RfbA has product MKGIILAGGLGTRLYPATRSISKQLLPVYDKPMIYYPICTLMQAGIRDILIITTPHELPMFQELLSDGSQWGISLSYASQPRPEGIAQAFIIAEHFIGQDSVCLILGDNILYGDSLSDRLRHAAAQPSGATIFGYYVSDPERYGVIVFDKAQQPVDIIEKPAAFVSHYAVIGLYFYDNDVIRIAKGLKPSARGELEITDVNRHYLKQNKLQVEKIGRGTAWLDTGTHKSLLDAANFIYVLEQRQGLKIGSPEEVAWRTGLITIDQLEKLAATQVKSGYGEYLLDLVE; this is encoded by the coding sequence ATGAAAGGCATAATCTTAGCGGGCGGGTTAGGGACGAGGCTCTACCCGGCAACCCGGTCCATCAGCAAACAACTCTTGCCGGTTTATGATAAGCCCATGATTTATTATCCGATTTGCACACTCATGCAAGCCGGAATACGCGATATCCTGATCATTACCACCCCTCATGAATTGCCCATGTTCCAGGAGCTTCTGAGTGACGGATCGCAATGGGGCATCTCCCTTTCCTATGCTTCCCAGCCCCGGCCGGAGGGAATTGCCCAGGCATTTATCATTGCTGAGCATTTTATCGGCCAGGATTCAGTCTGTCTGATTCTGGGAGATAACATTCTGTACGGCGACAGTCTGTCAGACCGGCTGCGCCACGCCGCCGCCCAGCCGTCTGGAGCAACCATCTTCGGCTATTATGTTTCTGATCCTGAGCGTTATGGCGTCATTGTCTTCGACAAGGCCCAGCAGCCCGTTGATATTATTGAAAAGCCCGCCGCATTCGTATCACATTACGCTGTCATCGGCTTGTATTTTTACGACAATGATGTCATCCGCATCGCGAAAGGATTGAAACCGTCAGCCCGCGGCGAACTCGAAATCACTGATGTCAACCGGCATTACCTGAAGCAGAATAAATTACAGGTTGAAAAAATCGGACGCGGCACTGCCTGGCTGGACACCGGCACACATAAGTCTTTACTGGATGCCGCCAATTTCATTTATGTCCTGGAACAGCGCCAGGGTTTGAAAATCGGCAGCCCGGAAGAAGTTGCCTGGCGCACGGGATTAATCACGATCGATCAGCTCGAAAAGCTCGCCGCCACTCAAGTCAAAAGCGGTTATGGCGAATATCTGCTGGATCTGGTTGAATAA
- a CDS encoding glycosyltransferase family 2 protein, protein MKHPQVTILIPNYKTPELTKLCLRLIRKHTCHGQAEVIVIDNESRDASIEYLRSLSWIKLIERKAVPGEGAISAHSRALDLGLEQVSTPYVLSIHTDTLIKHPHWLNFLISHMEKKTAIAGVGSWKLEAKPMWRQVLKKLERNAQLAYYRLLRQNPQAIEGVGKNYYYLRSHCAMYRMDLIRRLNLSFSGGDMVAGKDMHKRLVDSGHEMVFLSSEVLVKYLDHINHATTVLNPELSTRTKSVEKGLRRIRNSLARLNAESILSDSRLDL, encoded by the coding sequence ATGAAACACCCGCAAGTGACGATATTAATACCTAATTATAAAACGCCGGAACTGACGAAGCTTTGCCTGCGTCTGATTCGCAAACACACTTGTCACGGGCAGGCTGAAGTTATTGTGATTGATAACGAATCCCGGGATGCATCCATCGAGTATTTGCGCAGTCTTTCCTGGATAAAATTAATCGAACGGAAAGCTGTTCCCGGCGAAGGGGCTATTTCCGCACATTCCAGAGCCCTGGACCTCGGTCTGGAACAGGTCAGCACGCCCTATGTCTTGTCCATCCATACTGATACGCTGATAAAACACCCGCACTGGCTGAATTTTCTGATTTCACACATGGAAAAAAAAACCGCCATCGCGGGAGTGGGCTCCTGGAAGCTCGAAGCCAAACCGATGTGGCGGCAAGTCTTGAAAAAGCTTGAACGCAATGCCCAGCTGGCTTATTACCGTCTGCTGAGACAAAACCCGCAAGCCATAGAAGGAGTGGGCAAGAATTATTATTATCTGCGTAGTCATTGCGCCATGTACCGTATGGATTTGATCAGGCGTTTGAACCTGAGTTTTTCTGGCGGCGACATGGTTGCGGGAAAAGACATGCACAAGCGGCTGGTGGACAGCGGGCACGAAATGGTTTTTCTGTCTTCTGAAGTGCTAGTGAAATACCTGGATCATATCAATCACGCCACGACGGTTTTAAATCCGGAATTAAGCACGCGCACGAAAAGCGTGGAAAAAGGCTTGCGGCGCATCCGGAACAGTCTCGCCAGATTGAATGCGGAATCGATACTCTCTGATTCCAGGCTGGATTTGTGA
- a CDS encoding ParB/RepB/Spo0J family partition protein: MLKRRPSLQQIPIDLLLRGKYQPRQHFDPEKLRELADSIKSTGGLLQPIVVRPAASGQYEIVAGERRWRAAQLAGLPDVSCLVCQYTDEQALQASIVENISRADLNPIEEAQAYQRLIDEFQYLHEEVAASVGKSRTAITNSLRLLKLDTQVQQWLISGQLSEGHGKILAGLDRGHQVELAQRGIQKGWNVRKMELEAKKLQNASAVTEGPYSDANLKQLETALSEHLGNRTQIEYEERGGGYVRIRFNNIDELEGHFDRLGFKFED; the protein is encoded by the coding sequence ATGCTAAAACGACGACCCTCATTGCAACAAATTCCTATTGATTTGCTGTTACGCGGCAAATATCAGCCCCGGCAGCATTTCGACCCTGAAAAACTGCGTGAACTGGCGGATTCCATAAAAAGTACCGGCGGCTTATTGCAGCCTATCGTCGTCCGCCCCGCCGCCTCGGGCCAGTATGAAATCGTCGCCGGGGAACGGCGCTGGCGCGCGGCGCAATTGGCAGGATTGCCGGATGTCAGCTGCCTGGTCTGCCAATATACCGATGAACAGGCGTTACAGGCTTCCATCGTGGAAAATATCAGCCGGGCCGATTTGAATCCCATTGAAGAAGCCCAGGCTTACCAGCGATTAATCGATGAGTTTCAATATCTGCATGAAGAAGTCGCCGCGTCCGTCGGCAAATCACGCACAGCCATTACCAATTCATTACGGCTGCTCAAACTGGATACCCAGGTACAACAGTGGCTGATCAGCGGGCAGTTAAGCGAAGGCCATGGAAAAATCCTCGCCGGCCTGGACCGCGGACATCAGGTGGAACTAGCCCAGCGCGGCATACAGAAAGGCTGGAATGTGCGTAAAATGGAACTGGAGGCGAAAAAACTGCAAAATGCTTCTGCCGTCACAGAAGGCCCTTATTCTGACGCCAACCTCAAGCAGCTTGAAACCGCCCTGTCTGAACACCTGGGCAACCGCACACAGATAGAATATGAAGAACGCGGCGGCGGCTATGTACGCATACGCTTTAACAATATCGATGAACTGGAAGGCCATTTTGACCGTCTGGGCTTCAAGTTTGAAGATTAA
- a CDS encoding polyprenyl synthetase family protein, protein MPLESIRSLVSEDLQSTDRFIISRLESNIPMVKDVIEYVLTCGGKRVRPLVLLLSARALNHQGQKHIDLAAVIELIHTATLLHDDVVDDSTLRRGHKTANTIWGNDTSVLVGDFLYSRAFQIVVDIKHDTVLDIFAKATPFIAEGEILQLVNCNNPDTTEQFYFDVIERKTAKLFEIAAQLGATLSTESAAHIEAMRLFGLHLGLAYQLIDDALDYSQSVKETGKNVGQDISEGKTTLPLIHAMRMSKGADLELMRNAIQTGTSKNLDKILGIIESTDAIKYTAATAKQHALKAKEALSAISASPYRQALETLSDFVVSRTY, encoded by the coding sequence ATGCCGTTAGAGTCCATACGCAGCCTTGTGAGCGAAGACCTTCAGTCCACAGACAGGTTCATCATCTCCCGGCTGGAATCCAATATTCCCATGGTCAAGGATGTCATCGAATATGTCCTGACCTGCGGCGGCAAACGGGTAAGACCGCTGGTTCTGCTCCTAAGCGCGCGCGCGCTGAATCATCAAGGCCAAAAGCATATAGATCTCGCTGCCGTCATAGAGCTCATACACACTGCCACACTTTTGCATGATGACGTTGTGGACGATTCCACACTCAGACGCGGGCATAAGACAGCCAACACTATCTGGGGCAATGATACCAGCGTGCTGGTGGGAGACTTTCTTTACTCACGGGCGTTCCAGATCGTAGTGGACATCAAGCATGACACTGTCCTGGACATCTTTGCCAAGGCGACACCGTTTATTGCTGAAGGTGAAATCCTGCAACTGGTCAACTGCAACAACCCGGATACCACTGAACAGTTTTATTTCGACGTCATAGAACGCAAGACCGCCAAACTCTTCGAAATCGCCGCACAGCTAGGCGCCACGCTTTCAACCGAATCTGCCGCGCATATTGAAGCCATGAGGTTATTCGGGCTGCATCTGGGGCTGGCTTATCAACTCATCGATGACGCGCTGGATTACAGCCAGTCTGTCAAGGAAACCGGCAAAAATGTCGGCCAGGACATTTCCGAAGGTAAAACCACCTTGCCGCTCATTCATGCCATGCGCATGAGCAAGGGCGCAGACCTTGAGCTGATGCGCAACGCCATTCAGACCGGCACCAGTAAAAACCTTGACAAGATACTAGGAATTATTGAATCTACGGATGCGATCAAGTACACTGCCGCCACAGCAAAACAACATGCTTTAAAAGCAAAAGAAGCCTTGTCGGCAATATCCGCCTCACCTTACCGTCAGGCGCTGGAGACATTGAGTGATTTTGTTGTCAGCAGGACTTATTGA
- a CDS encoding sterol desaturase family protein, producing MTVDNSNNTRIASHSDLANLLKAHPAIDKLIKTNVYSYYLVYFTLTVFFITQSIRHYSWGHVTSGIAGGLIIWSLTEYTMHRFLFHWNPRNLFEKVLVYALHDVHHAYPRDVSRSITPLAASLPLAALFYFIFQAVFGKYAISIFPGFLLGYMIYTIIHDSTHHFPMNFSLAKQLKRHHMRHHYFDNRKNFGVSSPIWDYIFRTYSKG from the coding sequence ATGACCGTCGATAATTCAAATAACACGAGAATTGCCTCCCATTCAGACTTAGCCAACCTGTTGAAAGCGCATCCGGCTATAGATAAGCTAATAAAAACAAATGTGTACTCATACTACCTCGTTTATTTCACTCTGACGGTTTTTTTTATTACGCAGAGCATACGGCATTATTCCTGGGGCCATGTCACATCCGGCATCGCCGGCGGGTTAATAATCTGGTCTCTGACCGAATATACCATGCATCGATTTTTGTTCCACTGGAACCCAAGAAATCTGTTTGAAAAAGTCCTGGTCTATGCATTGCACGATGTTCACCATGCCTACCCAAGAGATGTATCCCGCTCAATTACACCGCTGGCGGCAAGCCTTCCGCTCGCGGCATTATTTTATTTTATTTTTCAGGCGGTCTTTGGGAAATACGCCATTTCCATTTTCCCCGGGTTTCTTTTGGGCTACATGATTTACACCATCATCCATGACTCAACGCATCATTTTCCCATGAACTTCTCACTGGCCAAGCAGCTTAAACGCCATCACATGCGGCATCATTATTTTGACAACAGAAAAAACTTCGGGGTTAGCAGCCCCATCTGGGATTATATTTTCAGAACCTATTCCAAAGGCTGA